The genomic DNA TGTTATGTTCTCATGCTGCTTAGAAAGTTGAATATTTATGTGTCTCATCTTCTTGTGCAGTTCCTGTGACTGGAGTGTTGGATGGAATATTTGATAGTGGTTATTTTGTTACTGTTACAATCGGATCAGAGAAGCTGCAAGGAGTTCTGTATCCCCAGTCTCCTCTACTCAACACAGTTACCCAAGAGAAGCTCAATGCAGAGGAAAAAGCGGTATATAACATTGACATCACATTTTAACGTTTGTAATTTGCATATAGCTTTAGGCAATATCGTCTACAGTATAATCTTGATTTCTAAGCTCAGGCTTTGATTTTGAATAGATTAACAAAGGGATGGAAGTAGTGGAGGATAAACCGCCCTGTAGCAGAGAAAATGGAAGATCACAACCATGAGAAGCTCATCACTGATCACAACCAAGCCCTCTTTGAAGATGACTTGATGGGCACGTCTCAGATGGATCATCACTGATCACAACCATGAGAAGCTCAGTTGGAACAGTTTTGCTTGTACTCTTTTCCTTATAGTACATATTGGTTTTGAAACATGATATAGCTTTAGATAGGTTACTTCTAGCACAATATATACTTAGGCTTTAGGGTTTGTTGTAGCGTTTcaattttgttccttttaacCGAGCTATAAAAACCAAATTACTGTAACTAAAAACTGAATTACGTCTAAATTAGTTACTACAACATAACGCGTAAATGCTTCTAACTTTCTAAATGTTAATCATTTTAAATAGAGAACTAGCTACCAACCTGCGGAAAACCGCaggctgaactttttttttggtgaaattttttaataatttattttgttattatgttatttattaatttttaaaatttaagctGTTAAACAGAActgatatagattttattcgattagatttttaaaatcttagctgttaattttttaaataatattttttcttttcaattacaaattagtttaaatttgaatagattttatttattttgtagatttaaGTTAATTTGATCAGTTAACAATTTTTTGCTgcttattaataattaattaattaaaattttctaatggcaaGCGAacgtaattttttacacatttgaaggttagtttcatatttgtactccccaattaatatagtaggattaggatttttttttaataggaaaatTCACGTATTAAACTAGAGCAACAtttctaatttgatttatttttaaatttgtttctgACTCTTTTCTGCTTTCCTGTATgttgaaaattaaaatagataataaTTTCTTGtcgtttataaataaaacacacaagTTGTATAACTTGGTGAAACTGCATACTTTTTATCTAAAGCATATAATGTAATGTAACAAATAATGTAATTAGACACATGTACAtacaaattaatgatattaCCTATCctttaaataataaaagagatGGGAAAcaatattgttatgtttctttctttttttagcaTACAGATTTGGTGTATGTGTATCCttctaaaatattgatattgttattttaCTACGTAcgtaattaaaaattagtttcaCGTCTTAAGAGATATCaaaacttttagttaaagaTCTTGCTATCATCGCAAGTTTGCAACAAACTATTCGATGAAAAGTTGAACAAAACTGAAACActttaacgaaaaaaaaaggCAGAGTTATACTTCTGTTTTTCTGAATGTTACTTTGCCATTTTCCAATTACAGCCAAAATATGTTTAATTGGTTTTCTTACCTTATAAAATTAGTTGGTTTCCTCGATCTCCTCTGCGTATTATGTTATGTATACCGAGAAAACCagtaaaataacaatatatgatTGTTTCAGAAGGATACACCAAATCTGTATAtgctaaaaaaacaaagaaactaacaatattgtctttttcaaaaaaaaaaaaaaactaacaatattGTCTCCCATCTCCTTGATTATTTAAAGCTTCAATAATCCTTTCATGTTCCTCACActaaaaacaagaagacaaaaagaatCCAATCAttctatcaacaaaaaaaaagaaaaaaaagatatgggTATGTCTAAGAAATTAATGAAGgctataattatatatgtggCTCTTATTATGGTGTTCTTCACATTTGCAACACTCAAGACCAATGCACAAGAAGTGATAATAAGCTATGACGCTCTCGCTCAAGATCATGCATGGGGATGTAGTCCAAAGTATCCTAATTTACCAGCTTGTCAGAAAGAAAAGGTCAATCCTTAGTTTCAAATATGCGGAGTTATACTTTTTCAAGTTCTGTTTATTATAAAACAGTATCGTTTACTGTTTATACCCAAATGTTTACTTTAAATTTATGGTGTTTATATGTGAAGGAAAAGTGATATcattaatttctatatatatgtacatgtgtcatatattacattatttgttttaaataaaaattagaaagtttCACCAATACAGCTTGTTACCTGCTCCAAGTAATTATCTTCGATtgcaaattaattttgttacatTTAATTAGTGgaattttggtaaaataatagACCACCGTCAACTGAATCACGtcataattatttaaagttaacGCGTACATCTTTGATTATTTGCTCCAACCTAAGTATGAATGTatgaattcaattattgatATCTTTATAAAATACGAAACCTAGAAAAAATAGCCGGCTCTCGTCGACTATTAGTGCGATAAAACTATCTATCTCTATGATTTTGATCTTTTGGCTGTAGCTAAATTTGTCTAAATGATAGCAATAAGTGGTCTCGGAATACTACAAATAGCATTTCATTTTTAGACCCCTATAACCAAATTACTTCCAAAGGATGAAAGCTAGGCcataaaattatacatatacacacaGCTTTATTTATACttgtttccctctctctctctctctctctctctctctctctctctctctctctttaagaTCACTATATACGTAGATTGTAATCATATTGGTTAATCAGATTTTAATAGTAAAGTGTCAGTTCAAGGtttctgtttttgtgtttacTTAAAGATAAAAACGTGTTGATGTCTTGATAATTCGCACATGCTTTTTTTGAACTTAATAATTCCGCAATGCATTATCAAAACGTCAccaactaaaagaaaagaaaacaaaatatattaagcagaaAGTCTTGATTCCTTTATTcataaccaatcaaaatgaatgtttattggtttttgtgaaattttgacgtcaaaaacaaaaacttcctGAATTTTCTTCTAGCTAGCTAGATTTCACCATGcatatgtaaaataataataacattcaACGTATacatcattgttttcttaaactcTTTAAAGTTGTTGTAAATACATGATTCGACTTAGCACTATATTATTCATTTGTAAA from Camelina sativa cultivar DH55 chromosome 7, Cs, whole genome shotgun sequence includes the following:
- the LOC109125566 gene encoding uncharacterized protein LOC109125566 yields the protein MGMSKKLMKAIIIYVALIMVFFTFATLKTNAQEVIISYDALAQDHAWGCSPKYPNLPACQKEKVNP